CCTGCACGTGCTGGGCTACGCCCCGGAGATGGACCTGTACACTTCCATCGCACACGCGTTCTCGACGCTTCCGACTGGCGGCTTCTCGACGAGGGCAGACAGCATCGCTGCCTTCTCGGTGGCCGTCCAGTGGATCGTCATCCCGTTCATGGTCGTCGCCGGCACCAACTTCGCGCTGTTCTGGCACCTGTTCGACGGCGACCTGGGACGGCCGCTCCGTGATCGGGAGTTCCGTGCCTACGCCGGGGCCATCGCCGTCCTGACAGCCGTGCTCACCGGCCTGCTGTTTTTCCGGGCCGCACCGACCGTCTCGCCCGGTGGAACCACGCAGGGGACCTTCTGGAACGCGTTGCGACAGGCCGCCTTCCAGGTCGGCTCGCTGATGAACTCCACGGGATACGCGACGAGTAACTTCGCCGAGTGGGACACACACGGACAGCTCGTCCTCCTGTTCACCATGTTCATCGGGGGGTCGGCCGGGTCGACCGGCGGGGGAATCAAGGTGATCCGCTGGCTCATCGTTCTCAAGTCGTTGCGCCGCGAGCTGTTCCAGGTGACCCATCCCGAAGCCGTCCAGCCGATCCGGCTGGGCAGCCACGTGATCGACGAGAAGGCGATCCGAGGGGTCGTCGGCTTTACGCTCCTGTACTTCCTGCTGTTCGGACTTGGTGCGGTGTTCATCGCCCTCGATGCTGCCCGAGTCGGTATCGAACTGACCGCCCTGGAGGCCGTCGGTGCGAGCCTGGCGGCCATCGGGAACATCGGCCCCGCGTTTGGCCGGCTCGGACCGTTCGGCTCGTATCTCATGCTGCCGGACACGACGAAGTTCGTGATGATCCTGCTGATGTGGGCGGGCCGCCTGGAGATCATCACCGTCCTGGCGGTGTTCACCCCGACGTTCTGGCGGCGTTAGGACCGCCAGTACGCCCTCGTCAACAGGACGAACACCGGCAGGATCTCCAGCCGGCCGGCCCACATCAACAGGATCAGGTACACTTTACTGGTCGGGGCGAAGTCGATGTAGCTGTTCATCGGACCGACAGCACCGAAGCCCGGACCGACGTTGCCAAGCGTCGCCGCGACGGCAGACATGACCTCCAGTACGGAGACCGAGTAGCCGACCCGCACCGTATCCAGGAACACCAGCACGACGCTAAGGAAGAAGAGAACGACGTACAGCAACGTGAACGCGTAGATCCCCCGGATCGCCCGCTCGTCGAGCGCCCGTCCGCCCAGCGTGACCGGCGTCACGGCCTCGGGGTGGACGATCGTGAACAGCTCGCGGCGCAACGATTTGATGATGACCAGCCAGCGGATCACCTTGATCGAACCGCCGGTCGAGCCGGCCGATCCACCGAGAAACATCGCAAACAGCAGAAGGGCCTTCGTCGACTGGCCCCAGGTGTTGAAATCCATCGACGCGTAGCCGGTCGTCGTCACGATGGAGACGACCTGGAACGTGGCGTGTCTGAGCGCTCGTTCCGCGTTGCCCGGAACGGTCGGCACGCCGCTCGGGCTGGATTCCAGCCCGGCGCCGACCCCGGCAAAGAGAAGCCCGGCGATGACGGCCGTGAACGCGGCCATCACGCCCGTATAGAAGCGGAACTCGCTGTCTGCCGGGAGCGAGAGCGGCTCCTCCCTGAGTGCGCGCCAGATCAGCGCGAAGTTGGTGCCGGCGACGACCATGAACGGGATGACGATCCACTGGACGACCGCGGAGAACGCTTCGATCGAACGGGCTTCGGGGGAGAAGCCGCCCGTCGGGAGCGTCGTCAGCCCGTGGGCGACCGCGTTGTACACGCCCATGTTCGGCGCGAACCCCGACACGTGGGCGCCGTACAACAGGCCGATCTCCAGCAGCGTAAACCCGAAGTACGCGAGCCAGAGCACGCGGGCGGTCTCGGCGATGTGTGGCGTGAGCTTCTCGATTCCCGGGCCGGGTGCCTCCGCGTCCATCAGTTGGGCACCACCCACGGAGAGTTCCGGAAGGATAGCCACGGCGAGAACGACGATCCCCATGCCGCCGAGCCACTGGGTGAGTTGGCGCCACAGCAACAGGGCGTGTGAGTGTCGTTCGAACCCGATCGAACCCATCACGGTCGCGCCGGTCGTTGTGAACCCGGACATCGACTCGAAGAGGGCGTTGACCGGATTCGCGAGCGTCGACTCGGTCCCGTAGCCCGCAATCAGGTAGGGGAAGGTGCCGACGATCGCGACGGCCAGCCACGTGAGCGACACCATCAGGAACGCTTCACGGGCACCCATATCCGGGTCAGCGTCGAACTGTTCCAGCGCGACGCCCAGGACGACGCTCACGACGATCGTGACACCGAACGTCGTGATCCCGTCACCGTAGTACAGCGCGACGAGCAACGGGAGTACCAGCGGGACCGAGAGGTACTTTACGACGGTCCCGACCAGCGAAACGGAGGCCCGCCAATCGACACGAAGGTCCCCGTATCCCGGACCCGTACTGGTGAGAGTCACAGTTTCGCGCTGGCCTCGTCGAGGGCCGCGGCGTCGACGAACACGACGACGTGATCGTCGGGCTCGATGACAGTGTCACCACGGGGGATGACCAGTTCGCCGTCGCGGGTGATCGCGCCGATGACGACTCCGTCCGGGAGGTCCCCGACGGACTCCCGGATCGGACGCCCGGCCAGCACGCTGTCGGCGTCGACCTCGATTTCGAGGACCTCGGCGCGGTCGGACTGGATGATCGCGACGTTTTCCGCACGGTGTTCCCGGGTGAACCGGGTGATCTCCTCGGCGGTGACCTCTCGGGGGTTGATCGCCACGTCGATGCCGACCTCCTTGAACAGCTCGACGTACTCCCCGGCGTCGACGATCGCGACGGCCCGGTCGGCGCCCAGACGCTTGGCGAGCAGTCCGGCGAGCAGGTTCTTCTCGTCGCTATCGAGGGCCGCGACGACGGCGTCGACGTCCTCGACGTGTTCCCGTTCGAGGAACTCGCGGTCTGTCGCGTCGCTCTCCAGGACGGTCGTTCCGGAGAGTTGCTCGGCCAGTTCCCGTGCCCGCTCGTGGTCGCGCTCGATCAACCGGGGTTTGAGTCCGCGTTCCTGGAGGAGGCGTGCAGTGTGGTAGCCGATGTCGCTGCCGCCGACGATGAGTACGTCGCGAGCGCGGTCGAGCGCCGGCGATACGTCGTGTGCAAACGACTGGACGCTGTCGCGGCTGCCGATGACGATGGCGTCGTCGCCCGTCTCGATGACGGTGTCCCCGCTGGGGATGACGACATCGTCGTCCCGGATGATCGCGGCGAAGGTAAGCGACTCGTAGCGGTCGGCCTCCTCGACGGTCTGGCCAGTGACCGGACTGCTCTGGATGATCTCGAACTGGGCCATCTGGACGATGCCGCCAGCGAAGGTTTCGACGTCGTTTGCCGCGGGGAGCCCGATGACGCGACTGACAGTCTCTGCGGTCATGAGATTCGTCGCGACCATGTGGTCGACGCCGAGTGCTCCCTCGGCGTGCTCCCAGGTCCGGAGGAACCGGGCGCTCTTGACCCGGGAGATGGTGAACACGTCCGCGACGGTCTTTGCCGTCCCGCAGGTGACGATGTTCGTCTCGTCGTTGTCTGTGCTGGCGATCACCATGTCCGCCCCGTCGATTCCGGCCTCTTGGAGCGTATCCAAGTCCGCACCGTCGCCCTCGACGCCGAGGACGTCGACGTCGTACATCAACTTCTCGACCCGGTCGCCGTCGACGTCGACGACGGCCACCTCGTGCGAGTCCGCGAGGCTCTCGGCGATGGCGGAGCCGACCTCGCCGGCACCGACGATGATTACGTACACGCGCGACCCTCCGCGTCGTTCATGTCTGCCCGCTTCAGGTGGCCGCGTAAAGTGGGTTTCTATCTCACAGGTACCGCCAGACGTGAACGTTAACTAGCGTCCGTGCTTCGAGGAGGATATGAACCGGTCAGCCGCAATGTGGTCGCTGGATCGCCACGAGCATCGGCCCCCCGACGGGAGGTCCTACCATGGCTGACCTGTTGGATCGGGTCATCCTCCCGGTCGACAGCGACGAGGACGCAGCGAGTTCCGCACGGGCGCTCGCGGGACAGGACTACGGCGAGGTCGTCGTCATCAACGTCATCGAGAAGGCCGGCGGCGCACCTGACAAGGCCGGCGTCGAGCAGCGCGAACTCGCCGCCGAAGAGATGTTCGAGGCCGCCAGGGACGTCCTCGGGGACATCGAGACCGAGATCAGCTACGGAACCGATGTCGTCGAGACGATCTTCGGGGCGGCCGCGGACCACGACGCGACGGCGGTCGTCGTGACACCACGGGGCGGGAGTCGGTTCGTGCAACTGATCACCGGTGACGTGGCACTGCGCCTGGTCACGGAGAACGACCGCCCGGTGGTCGTGCTGCCCGACGCCGAGTCGACGACGGAGGTGACAGACGGCGATGGGTGACGAGGACCTCGCGAAGGATCTCGGCCCGTTGGCCGCGCTGACGATCGGTGTCGGAACGATGATCGGGGCCGGGATCTTCGTTCTCCCGGGCGAGGCGATCATGAACGCCGGTTCGATGGCCGCCGTCGCGTTCGTCCTCGGGGGTGTCATCGCGATGTTCACGGCGCTGTCGGCCAGCGAACTCGGGACCGCCATGCCCCGCTCGGGCGGTGCGTACTACTACGTCAACCACGCGCTGGGGCCGCTGTTTGGCTCGGTCGCCGGCTGGGCGAACTGGCTCGGCCTGGCGTTCGCCAGCGCCTTCTACATGGTCGGCTTCGGCCGCTACATCGCACGGATCTTCGGACTCAGTGGCTCGGTCGGTGCCGGGCCGCTCTCGCTTTCGTACATCCAACTGATCGCACTGGTCGGCGGAGCCCTCTTCGTCGCGATCAACTACGTCGGCGCCAAGGAGACCGGTCGGCTCCAGAACGTCATCGTCGTCCTCCTGGTGGCCATCCTGGCGGTGTTCACCTTCCTGGGGACGCTGCGGGCCGACCCTGCGAACCTCCCGCCCGCCCGTGACGTCGTCACGACACTGGAGACGACGGGACTGATCTTCGTCTCGTATCTGGGGTTCGTCCAGATCACGAGCGTCGCCGAAGAGATCAAAGACCCGGGAAAGAACCTCCCGCGTGCGGTCATCGGTAGCGTCGTCCTCGTGACGGTCATCTACGCGCTGGTCTTGGTCGTCATGAGCGCGGCCGTCCCCCAAGGGTTCATCGCTGACCTGTTCGTCGACATCCCGGCGGACGAGCCACGACCCATCGCCGTCGTCGAGATCGGGGAGTACCTCCAGGGGGCGCTGATGGGCGGTGCGTTGCTGTTCGGCGGCCTGCTGGCGACGGCCTCCAGCGCGAACGCGTCGATCCTGGCGTCCTCGCGGATCAACTTCGCGATGGGACGGGACGGTATCGTCACGCCGGCGCTCAACGAGATCCACGATCGCTTCGGGACGCCCTACCGCGCCATCGGGATCACCGGCGGGCTCATCCTGCTGTTCATCGTGATCGGCGACATCGCGCTGCTGTCCGGTGCCGCCTCCGGCCTCCACCTGATCATCTACGGGCTGTTGAACATCGCACTGATCGTGATGCGGGTCGTCGCACCCGAGGAGTACGCGCCGGACTTTACCGTCCCGCTGTTCCCGCTGTTGCCGATCCTGGGCACGATACTGTCCTTCGCCCTGCTCGCCTTCGTCCCGGGCGAGGCGCTGTTGCTCACGTTCGGGATCGCCGGTGCGGCCGTCCTCTGGTACGTCGGCTACGCCCGGACCCGCACCGAGAAGCAGGGCATCCTCTCGGAGCACATCCTCTCGCGCTCGGACGAGTTGCCCGACGCTGCGGTCAACGCCGCCGCGGGGGTCCAACCCGACGGGGGTCAGTACCGCGTGATGGTCCCGCTTGCGAACCCGGAACACGAGACGGAACTCATCACGCTTGCCAGCGCCATCGCCAAACAGCGTGGTGGGACAGTCGTCGCGACCCACATCGTCACGGTACCGGACCAGACCGCCCTGGCCGGCGCTGCCGAGCGTGCCGACGAGATCGACGAGACCTCGGCCGGATTGCTCCAGAGTGCCCGTGAGGACGCCGAGACGTTCGGCGTCGACGTCGAGACACACACGATCATCTCCCACCGATCGTTCGACGAGATCTTCGACGCCGCCAAGACCCACGACGCGGACCTCGTCGTGATGGGGTGGGGGCCGGACGCCCACGGCTCGCCGGGCCGCGCCGAGTCCGCGTTCGACGAACTGACCGAGTCGGTGCCGTGTGACTTCCTGGTGTTGCGCGACCGCGGGTTCGACCCCTCGCGAATCCTCCTGCCGACCGCCGGCGGTCCGGACTCGGATCTCTCGGCCGAGATCGCGCGACTGCTCCAGGCCGAATACGGCTCGGAAGTGACGCTGTTGAACGTCGCCAGCGGCGACGAGTCCGAGGCCGAAGCGCGGGACTTCCTAGACGCCTGGGCTGCCGATCACGAACTCACGGACGCCACACGCCGGATCGAAACCGGAGACGTCGAGCACGCGATCGAATCGGCCGCCGAGGACGCGACACTGGTGTTGATCGGCGCGACCGAGGAGGGACTGCTCCGGCGGCTGATGTCGGGATCCCTCGTGCTCGACGTCGTCGACGACGTGGAATGTTCGGTCCTGCTGGCCGAGAAACACCGGAGCCGCAGCCTGTTGGAGCGGTTGTTCGGGTAACCGACGCCGGGACCCCCGTCTCGGACGGGGAACGAATTATGCCGCGGGCCGCCGTTGCCCCGAACGATGCCGGAGCTATCGATCACCGAGTCCCAACGGGAGCAACTCGAAGCCGTCCGTGCCGACGTCGAAGCGGCCTTCGTCGAGACGTACGGCCACACGACGGTCGAAGACGCGCTGGACTACCTGCTGGACACGTACACGCCGCCGGACGAGCAGGGGGAAGAGCGCGGCCCCTACGACCGCATCGCGTCGGCCGAGTACCCCGAACTCCAGCAGATCGCCTCGACCGTCGACGACATCCCGGGCAGCGGTATCAACGCCGACGAGATGCGTGGGAAGCTCCTGACGACACTTGGACCGGCGGAACTCGCACGCCGCCTCGACGGTGTGGAGGTCGACGGTGACGAGACGGCGTCGGACGACGGGGACAGTCCCACCGCCGACGCTACGTCCGCCGGCACGGCGACCCCTGAAAACGAGGACGACGATACCGATGGCGCAGACGCCGACGACACCACTGACGTGACCGACGACGAAGCCACGGACGGCGACACGGACGACGGGGAGACAGGTGGAAACGGCCCCAGCGGCGTCCTCGCGGCGGCCAACCGGCTCCTCCGGGAACACGACGACAAGTGGCGCAAAAGCGAGACTAGCGAGGAGCCCTACGAGGTCGATCTCCCGGACGGGACGACGACGGGCGTGCGGACGAAAGACGACGTCCGGCAACTGCTGTTCCGACACTACTGAGCCAGCCCACAGCTATTTGCTCGCCGACCGAGTACGGGTGCGTGTATGGTACACTGCCCTGAATGTGAGACAACCCTGGCCGAGGCGGACGACATCGAGTTCTCCGAGATGGACGCCACGACCGGGTTCCTGGCGGCATCCAAGCGGTTCTACACCGCCAACTGTGCCGCCTGTGGCGCAACGATCGGCAGCGGCGTCGCCGGCGCGAAGGCCGGTGGCGGTGGTGCCGTCTGAGAACTACCGACAACCGAATCACGATCGCCCACCAATGGTTCACTGCCCCGAATGCGAGGCGACTCTGGACGCACAGGACGACGTGGAGTTCGTCGAGATGGACGCGACGACCGGATTCTTCGCCGCTTCCAAGCGGTTCTATCTCGTCGCGTGTACCGAGTGTGGCGCCGCCATCGGCAGCGGCGTCGCCGGCGCGAAGGCCTGAGTCGACCCGGGCCAGAGAGTGACCGACATCGCTCGATGAAACTGCCGACGACCGATTCTATACTCTTCCCTAAGTTTTAAATTAAATCGGTAGACAAACCTCTCCAAGATGAGCAATCGAGGGGGTACCGAGGGAGGAGGGAGACGGTCAGTTCCGTCGCCGGTTCCGCCCGACGACACCGACGCCTGGTACGCGCCGTCGGTCCGCGAGCAAGACGAACTCTATCCTGGCGTCGTCGTCACCATCCGCTCGCGCGAGGACGGGTTCGGCTACGAGGTCCGTGAACCGGTCCTCGCTGCCGGGGAAGCCGAGGCACTCGCGACGGTCGAGAGCTATTTCGAGACGGCCGAACGACAGCGGCCACGGACCAGAGAAGGTGCTGTCGAGCGGATGGAACGGGGATTCGACCCGAAACACCAGCAGGTGATCGACCGGCTCGTCGACTGCTCGCCGGCCGGCCGTCGCCGCATCGAATACCACGCACTCTGTTCGCTGGCGTGTCTCGGCGAACTGACGCCGTACGCACTGGACGACCGGATCGACGTCGCCGATATCGACGACGACGGGGTCGTCGTCCACACCGCCGACTACGCGCCCGCCGAGACCGACCTCGACACCGATCCGTCCTACATCGATCGGTTCACCAGCGAGCGCGTCGAGCGCCACACCGTCGAGTTTCACGAGTTCGAGATCCCGGTCGTCGTCTACCGCGAACACCTACTGGGGTCGGACCCGTTCACCACGAAATACGCCGTCAGAGAACCGTCGCTACTGCCCGGCGACGAGACACTCATCAAGGAGTGTAAAGAGCGCATCTGGGAGACAAACGTCGACGGACTCGTCGAGGACCGCGTCGAGTTCGTCCGCGAGCGTGCCCGATCACTGCTCGCACGACAGTTGACGGTCCGAAACACGACCGAGTGGCTCGATGCGGCCAGATACAGACTGCGGGCCGCCCTGGCGGAGTTCGACCTGGCGGTCCCACCGGTCGACAGTCGGTTCTCCGACGGCCGCCTCGACGACCTGCTGTACTACGTCCTCCGTGATCTGGTCGGATACGGACAACTGACAGTTCCGATCCGTGATCCGACGCTCGAAGACATCGAAGCGAACCGCGTCGGCGAACGGATCAAAGTGCTCCCCCGGGCGGACCTGGGCCACGACGGCCGGGTCCCGACGAACCTCCAGTTCGACTCCGAACAGGGGTTCGTCAACGTCGTCACCCAGTTGGCGACTGACGACGGGACCGAACTCAACGCTTCGAACCCGAGTGCGAAGGTCAACGTCGA
Above is a window of Haloarcula halophila DNA encoding:
- a CDS encoding TrkH family potassium uptake protein, with the protein product MNTVVNWHKSVALTGTVVKFLSVAMLVPLVTAIVYGEDVVVFGISIIVAVGLGFGLEQLDGDEDLQSREALLFVALAWFVVAVVAAVPYVLAGYGTESTLADPVNALFEAMSGISTTGATVMGSISTDSHSHALMLWRQLTQWLGGMGIIVLMVAILPELSVNGAQLVSEEAPGPTLEKLTPRIAETARILWQAYFAFTVLLAVLLYGLHVLGYAPEMDLYTSIAHAFSTLPTGGFSTRADSIAAFSVAVQWIVIPFMVVAGTNFALFWHLFDGDLGRPLRDREFRAYAGAIAVLTAVLTGLLFFRAAPTVSPGGTTQGTFWNALRQAAFQVGSLMNSTGYATSNFAEWDTHGQLVLLFTMFIGGSAGSTGGGIKVIRWLIVLKSLRRELFQVTHPEAVQPIRLGSHVIDEKAIRGVVGFTLLYFLLFGLGAVFIALDAARVGIELTALEAVGASLAAIGNIGPAFGRLGPFGSYLMLPDTTKFVMILLMWAGRLEIITVLAVFTPTFWRR
- a CDS encoding TrkH family potassium uptake protein; its protein translation is MTLTSTGPGYGDLRVDWRASVSLVGTVVKYLSVPLVLPLLVALYYGDGITTFGVTIVVSVVLGVALEQFDADPDMGAREAFLMVSLTWLAVAIVGTFPYLIAGYGTESTLANPVNALFESMSGFTTTGATVMGSIGFERHSHALLLWRQLTQWLGGMGIVVLAVAILPELSVGGAQLMDAEAPGPGIEKLTPHIAETARVLWLAYFGFTLLEIGLLYGAHVSGFAPNMGVYNAVAHGLTTLPTGGFSPEARSIEAFSAVVQWIVIPFMVVAGTNFALIWRALREEPLSLPADSEFRFYTGVMAAFTAVIAGLLFAGVGAGLESSPSGVPTVPGNAERALRHATFQVVSIVTTTGYASMDFNTWGQSTKALLLFAMFLGGSAGSTGGSIKVIRWLVIIKSLRRELFTIVHPEAVTPVTLGGRALDERAIRGIYAFTLLYVVLFFLSVVLVFLDTVRVGYSVSVLEVMSAVAATLGNVGPGFGAVGPMNSYIDFAPTSKVYLILLMWAGRLEILPVFVLLTRAYWRS
- the trkA gene encoding Trk system potassium transporter TrkA; the protein is MYVIIVGAGEVGSAIAESLADSHEVAVVDVDGDRVEKLMYDVDVLGVEGDGADLDTLQEAGIDGADMVIASTDNDETNIVTCGTAKTVADVFTISRVKSARFLRTWEHAEGALGVDHMVATNLMTAETVSRVIGLPAANDVETFAGGIVQMAQFEIIQSSPVTGQTVEEADRYESLTFAAIIRDDDVVIPSGDTVIETGDDAIVIGSRDSVQSFAHDVSPALDRARDVLIVGGSDIGYHTARLLQERGLKPRLIERDHERARELAEQLSGTTVLESDATDREFLEREHVEDVDAVVAALDSDEKNLLAGLLAKRLGADRAVAIVDAGEYVELFKEVGIDVAINPREVTAEEITRFTREHRAENVAIIQSDRAEVLEIEVDADSVLAGRPIRESVGDLPDGVVIGAITRDGELVIPRGDTVIEPDDHVVVFVDAAALDEASAKL
- a CDS encoding universal stress protein codes for the protein MADLLDRVILPVDSDEDAASSARALAGQDYGEVVVINVIEKAGGAPDKAGVEQRELAAEEMFEAARDVLGDIETEISYGTDVVETIFGAAADHDATAVVVTPRGGSRFVQLITGDVALRLVTENDRPVVVLPDAESTTEVTDGDG
- a CDS encoding amino acid permease, translating into MGDEDLAKDLGPLAALTIGVGTMIGAGIFVLPGEAIMNAGSMAAVAFVLGGVIAMFTALSASELGTAMPRSGGAYYYVNHALGPLFGSVAGWANWLGLAFASAFYMVGFGRYIARIFGLSGSVGAGPLSLSYIQLIALVGGALFVAINYVGAKETGRLQNVIVVLLVAILAVFTFLGTLRADPANLPPARDVVTTLETTGLIFVSYLGFVQITSVAEEIKDPGKNLPRAVIGSVVLVTVIYALVLVVMSAAVPQGFIADLFVDIPADEPRPIAVVEIGEYLQGALMGGALLFGGLLATASSANASILASSRINFAMGRDGIVTPALNEIHDRFGTPYRAIGITGGLILLFIVIGDIALLSGAASGLHLIIYGLLNIALIVMRVVAPEEYAPDFTVPLFPLLPILGTILSFALLAFVPGEALLLTFGIAGAAVLWYVGYARTRTEKQGILSEHILSRSDELPDAAVNAAAGVQPDGGQYRVMVPLANPEHETELITLASAIAKQRGGTVVATHIVTVPDQTALAGAAERADEIDETSAGLLQSAREDAETFGVDVETHTIISHRSFDEIFDAAKTHDADLVVMGWGPDAHGSPGRAESAFDELTESVPCDFLVLRDRGFDPSRILLPTAGGPDSDLSAEIARLLQAEYGSEVTLLNVASGDESEAEARDFLDAWAADHELTDATRRIETGDVEHAIESAAEDATLVLIGATEEGLLRRLMSGSLVLDVVDDVECSVLLAEKHRSRSLLERLFG
- a CDS encoding type II/IV secretion system ATPase subunit; its protein translation is MSNRGGTEGGGRRSVPSPVPPDDTDAWYAPSVREQDELYPGVVVTIRSREDGFGYEVREPVLAAGEAEALATVESYFETAERQRPRTREGAVERMERGFDPKHQQVIDRLVDCSPAGRRRIEYHALCSLACLGELTPYALDDRIDVADIDDDGVVVHTADYAPAETDLDTDPSYIDRFTSERVERHTVEFHEFEIPVVVYREHLLGSDPFTTKYAVREPSLLPGDETLIKECKERIWETNVDGLVEDRVEFVRERARSLLARQLTVRNTTEWLDAARYRLRAALAEFDLAVPPVDSRFSDGRLDDLLYYVLRDLVGYGQLTVPIRDPTLEDIEANRVGERIKVLPRADLGHDGRVPTNLQFDSEQGFVNVVTQLATDDGTELNASNPSAKVNVDPDSEAVHDADETVRCAVALPTISEGGPHISIRKQSADAMTPVDLIERDSLPTELVALLWLFYESHGVVLFSGATGVGKTTLMNAHMPFIPYRDRPISMDEGSREVRIPHETGVSLTTRDHERDHRRVTMADLMTQCNYLNPDIEVIAEINTPASFETFAEALNTGHGVIGTTHADDIETLVNRSIEKGVPTYLLEEIDLVVFPRHIDGDRYVGEVVEFVDEPQSGDRAGTIRKDGTVLHYNTVCWRESDGSYAVGYDHPSLGDEDRQVRTEVFERLGRLRDEPVETVEDRFHRRHRYVKYLVREGCRDFDDLFGVLADLQTNEAATVERLRRQAEADGAGVETGVSDDD